One genomic window of Nicotiana sylvestris chromosome 10, ASM39365v2, whole genome shotgun sequence includes the following:
- the LOC138879037 gene encoding uncharacterized protein: protein MKMIEAICRSFLWTGSATVSRRALISWETICLPQSAGGLNVMNTLYWNKAAIAKHLWAVAKKKDSLWIKWMHIYYIKNYVIEDMPIPRNAAWVVRKNFEARRMINELQGIQGDLESRLHQLQRGELFSIKKLYRLQFSQHQKVQWKSIILQPHMHPRFKFIRWLALHNRLATMERLLKFGIQTPQQCIFCEQAVETFDHLFFECSLTKELWLRLLRWLGYDRPICDWQSEVEWVSKNAKRRNGQCAIITCVFGMLVNTIWRERNKLRFQGGKLIINNICKEIAIHIHLKGVSIQNWKEALQMINCYP, encoded by the coding sequence ATGAAGATGATTGAGGCAATCTGCAGATCATTTTTGTGGACTGGTTCAGCTACTGTGTCAAGGAGAGCTTTGATTTCTTGGGAAACAATATGTTTGCCACAGAGTGCAGGGGGGCTTAATGTAATGAACACGCTATACTGGAATAAAGCTGCTATTGCAAAGCATCTATGGGCAGTGGCAAAGAAGAAGGATAGTCTATGGATAAAATGGATGCACATTTACTACATAAAGAACTATGTGATTGAAGATATGCCTATACCTAGGAATGCAGCTTGGGTAGTTAGAAAAAATTTTGAGGCAAGAAGGATGATAAATGAGCTTCAAGGAATTCAAGGGGATCTGGAAAGCAGATTGCACCAGCTACAGAGGGGTGAATTGTTCAGCATTAAAAAATTGTACAGGCTTCAATTCTCTCAACATCAAAAGGTCCAGTGGAAGAGCATTATCTTACAGCCACACATGCATCCAAGATTCAAATTTATACGGTGGCTTGCATTACATAATAGATTGGCAACAATGGAGAGGCTACTGAAGTTTGGTATACAAACTCCACAGCAGTGTATTTTTTGCGAGCAAGCTGTTGAGACTTTTGACCATCTTTTCTTTGAATGCTCGCTGACAAAGGAACTATGGTTGAGGCTGCTAAGATGGTTGGGATATGATAGACCTATTTGTGACTGGCAGAGTGAAGTCGAATGGGTAAGCAAGAATGCTAAAAGGAGAAATGGACAATGTGCAATAATTACTTGTGTATTTGGCATGCTGGTGAATACTATATGGAGAGAAAGAAATAAGCTGAGATTCCAAGGAGGTAAACTGATAATCAACAACATCTGCAAAGAAATAGCTATCCACATACACCTGAAGGGGGTCTCAATACAAAATTGGAAAGAAGCTCTGCAGATGATAAACTGCTACCCTTAG